A stretch of DNA from Dokdonia sp. PRO95:
TGCTTGCTCTTTTAGCTGGTTTTCACGTTTTAGTAAATCTATCTCAGCCGATTTTAATGCGCGGTTTTCTTCCTTACGCTTTTCATTTTCAGACTGTAGTGATTTTAATTGCTGCTCAAAAGCTTCTTGAGTTGACTTTTCAATTTTTTCCTGCTCTTTGACTAGGCGCTGCTCTAGTTTTGCCTTAAAAAGCTCATTTTCACGCTCCTTCTTTTCTTCAAAGAGTGCTACTTCCTTTTCAAGCTTTGCACGTTCTGCATTGAATTTTTCAGCTTGTTCGGCTACTTTGCGCTCATATTGCGCTTTAAATTGCGCCTGTAATTTTCCTGATAACGCCTCTTCTACGTCAAAGTTGTGAGCACAATTAGGGCACTGTATTTTATCAGTCATCGATTTTATTTTTGATAGTAATTCCTAATATTTGGAAATATGCTATAAAGATAGGAGAAGTAGCAAACATACACTCGGTTTACTACTTTGCTTTTTCAACAAAAGCTTGTGATATTATCTCCACAGAAAGATTGTGATTTATCTAATTACGGTTTAAAAAAAAAGATACCCTTTTCTTTATCAAATCCCACATGCTCAGAAGGAAACAATGTGTCAAAAACTCCATCACTTACCAATCTAGAAGGCGTGTTAAAGTGCGTTGTACCGCTTTTCATTACTATCATTTTGTCACAAGCATTTAGCGCATATGGGATGTCATGTGTGGAAAATAATATTGTTTTACCATGTTCATGAGCAATAGAAGTAAGCAGTTTTAATAACGAAGCTTTGTGATGTAAGTCGAGATGAGTCATGGGTTCATCAAGCAAAATCACATCTGTATCTTGTGCTAGTGCTCGTGCAATTAAAACACGCTGTAGTTGACCATCACTAAGCTGGTAACATTTTTTATCCTTTAGGGCGAAGGTCTCCGTGTTTTTAAGTGCCTCGATAATTACTTCTTTATCACTATCAGCGATGGTTCCTAGCCAGTTCGTGTAGGGTTGTCTTCCTAATGTTACAAGTTCGGCAACAGATAGATTTTTTGAGATAGGTTGGTTCGTTAGTACAACACTCAATTGTTGTGCGAGTAGGGAAGGAGTAATGTTTTTTATTTGCTTTCGCGAAAGCGTAACCTCACCACTCACAGTAGGTTGTAATCCTGATAATGTGCGAAGTAATGTGGACTTTCCTGCGCCATTAATTCCCACAATACCTACGAGTTCACCTTGATTAATATCTAGGTTTATGTCGTTAGCAATGACAGTGTTTGCTGACGATGCCAGATAGCCTATAGAAAGATCTCTAGTTTGTAAAATGCTATGTGAACTTGAATTATTCATCTAGAAAAGTAATTTCTTT
This window harbors:
- a CDS encoding ABC transporter ATP-binding protein, which produces MNNSSSHSILQTRDLSIGYLASSANTVIANDINLDINQGELVGIVGINGAGKSTLLRTLSGLQPTVSGEVTLSRKQIKNITPSLLAQQLSVVLTNQPISKNLSVAELVTLGRQPYTNWLGTIADSDKEVIIEALKNTETFALKDKKCYQLSDGQLQRVLIARALAQDTDVILLDEPMTHLDLHHKASLLKLLTSIAHEHGKTILFSTHDIPYALNACDKMIVMKSGTTHFNTPSRLVSDGVFDTLFPSEHVGFDKEKGIFFFKP